The DNA segment TATTTGCTCAGGGCTGGCCACTAATGACCAAAAGCATTCAGTGGATGGAACTGACTTTCAGTTGTTTTCCCCTGAAGGCCTTCAGGGAGCAATGAACTATCATAGATGTAAGAGTTACATTTATGTTGTCCAGccagaaaatcacattaaataaaatctacactAAGATGGAAAGAAGTTATGCTTTGAATAATCTGCTCATAACATATAATGTTACCTTGAATGAATACTTTGCTTACATTTCATGTAAATTTGGTCATATtacttaagttttattttattttaattttctacaaCAATTTCTGGCTGTTGTTGAATCAATTTAATCATCACGAGCTGCATTTTTTTAGTGttcacacctggatcaaatgacgGCTCTTAATCGCAGAAAAAAATAGTTGTGTTTCCATGACGACCATAAGcaaaattttgttgaaaaaacacatttttggaaTTGCGGTGTTTCatattaaacaataaatgtaaataaaatcacGTGAATAAGTCTGATCATGTGATAcgttattaaaaaacatgccgTGTCATGATccttctaccacttcctgtcgtctccTCCGTCCTTCCCGCCAGTAGTAACGTCCGATTgctgatcacgtgactcgtgtgaAATTGGGAAAAATGTGTTCTCGTTgcaagttttgcaaaataaaccaactctcaaaataaaacactttcaaaaaaagaaaatctaatctAATGTGATGAAGATTCGTTTTaaagaacatataaaaataaacagagtaTAGCTTAAATTCAGTAAATTGTGACacaaaagacaatttttttgttaattatttctGCGTGCCCTCTTAGTTAATCTTAgttctaattttgttttaaatgagacaAGTTATGAACTTCAATGAATTACAGCcatctttaataaaacataaaataagcaCAGTGGTGATGGTAATGCTTCTGTTGCACAGGTTAGTTcactgaaactttaaaaatatgttaaatgtgTGCTTCACAAAAGCAAAGGCCTCTGTTAGTGGAAAAAGACACATTAGTATTTAAACTTTGATCACAATTGTTTCTTAGGCAATTAATTACATTGCCTAAGAAACACCATACATtgtgaagaataaaacaaaacagcaggaaTGCAACATAATGCATCAAATATGAACTGCTAATGTTGATAATGATCTCAAAAGCTTTGCCTGTTTTGCATAATATGAGCATCTCGGTTTCAGCACTGAGAGCCACACAGGATGAGATCTCTCTTTTCTTTGCTGCCATTGGATGCCATTTGTTCTCATGCGGTTTGTCAGTGGCTTGTGTTTCTCAGTATTTGTGGTCCTAAAAGCATTTCAAGTACTTCCATTACAAGTGCAAACAATAACTCAGATGCTCATGTTCTTAAGTGCACAGCAAGTATACTTGTTTTATGAGAGATTTCAGGCATTTATAAAggatttttattaaagctgcatACAGTGTCGTCCACACTTCTTGGCAAATATGTGTAAATAacgttaaaataaaatctgctttgcCAGACTTCACTCTGAAGGTTTCAGGTCTGGATTCTGTGTCTGGTGAGTGGTTACCTTGTTGATCTGGTCACATGTTTTAGGATTATTGTCTTTCTGAAAGAATCATTGAAAACTAAATTGAAGTTTTCTGACTGAAGCCAAAAGTCCTGGTATTTCAAAGTGATGATGCCTTTGTTCCGCCTCACACATCCTGgttttttcttgacatttctCTGCTCTGACCCATTAGCAtatggtctagtttctggtaCAAACATGTTAgcacttggaataagacaaaactaactaataaataacttttcaacaaggtgcaggagcttgtttaaagtaaataattactagttaagtgaaataatcaggtAAGTGTAACAAGACAGTagaactgaaataattaattggATTCATTGTGAGTAGTTGATgatcaaaaaataattatcaactaattaatcattaactggagcatacagacTCAACATAGGCCATTTTGCTGGTCTATGTTGAATAACTCAGTCAGAGCAGTAATAAAGCtaaaactttgcaaaaatatatacattttgcatttaagataataacaataatataataataaataaaactacttaGAACTCCTCAGGTTGGATAGCTttagcaatttatttaaaatgaatcaaattatttaatttattatgtcttttaaagtgtaatattgtataaaaagtattaaatgaaaatcagcagaCTGGGCTAGTTTTTTTAGTcgaattaatcgattaattaaTCTGTCATGATCATAATAATGctgatcacatgactcgtgcGACGTGGGAAAAACGTGTTTTCATTGCAATTTTTGCGAAATAAACCATTTCTCAAACTAAAACACCTACAAAAATACCGAGAGAAAATCTAATCTAATGTAATCAAGATAATCGATTATAattgattgctaaaataattgttagccGCAGTTGTACAAGAcagtggaacaagacatttcccaattttaaatgtggaaaaaattttttcttccactggcaggtaatttcacttataactagtactttttcatcaatattaacatCAATATTGAGCAAGTATTGACTTAAATCAGgctcctatgtcttgctgaaaagttacttttgcgTTAGTTTGGCCTTGTTTCAAGTGTTCTAAGATATTTTCTCAATAAACTGGACCAGAAATACTTCTTTGGTGTTTCTGCAATGCTTTGATATTGTTTTTCCCACCACAGGAACATCGGAGCTGGCAGATGCCGCCTCaggtctctctgtctctgttccTCGTTGTCTGCTAGTCGTCCTCGCCTATTGGATTCAGTCTTCCGTTCTTGCTTTCCTGCATGTCCCCGTGCCTGAAGGCGAATCCTGCGGCCTCCGCTCCCCGCTCTTCGTGGGCCAGAGGGAGGCTCACAGTGGAGGAGTGAAGGCTCTCTCCGGTGCCGTCCTGCTCCGTGTTCCCACCTGAGCAAAAACTGCAGCAGTGGGGCGTGACGTAGAGGTAGACCAGGATCAAAACTATACTGACCACACATGCTCCCAGGGTGGTGTACGCTGTTTTTAGATCTTCCCACCCGCCCCTCTTAGTGGAGTTAAACACCACCACAGTAATGTGGAGTGTGTCACTGAGGGAATCGTTGGTGGCGTAGCAGGTGTAAACCCCAGAGTCTTCCACCTTCAGCGGCCCGATGTTGAGGAAATTACCGTTCAAGACGGTGGTGTTGTTTGCTGATATGTTTCCAGGCAGCACCCATCTCTTCGCCATGTACTTTTGTCTGGTGTCGCAGTCGAGAACCATGGTCTCCTCCAAGTAGCCTTCTTTCTTCAGAATCTTGACTTCACTGCAGTTCAGCTTCAGGATTTTTTCATTCCGTTTACCTGGCATGTTACACGTGTGGCTGTCTGCAAAGTCAGACACAGAGCTTAGCTCCCTGAGGTGCCAGTGGGCCACCAGGTCATGCAGCTCACAGCTGCATGTCAGAGTGTTGTTGTTGAAGTAGACACCGTTCTTGAGCCAGGCGCGCATGGCCTGAAGCTCCTTCACCGGAAGAACTTTGATCCTATTAAAGGAGACATCCAGCAGTTTGAAAGGAGAGTCCTCCTTGCTCCGTTCCTTCAGCACCTCCAGAGGGAAGCGTGAGATGTGATTGTGGCTCAAGTAGAGCTTCTGCAGAGCGACCATGCTGTGGAAGGCAGCGCGGTCGATTTGAGATATGCAGTTGTTGAACAGCA comes from the Gambusia affinis linkage group LG07, SWU_Gaff_1.0, whole genome shotgun sequence genome and includes:
- the LOC122834627 gene encoding amphoterin-induced protein 1-like, whose translation is MMSKRCFILFLLLALMFPVVAANRLLKRKPQDHQKLCVCASDIISCSNGSLTNATFDLPQHTVVLDLGFNSITQLRATWTSTDLNQLQTLLLNNNNLTFLSSEAFVHTTRLRHLDLSSNRLTLLDEIVFEPLENLEILLLFNNCISQIDRAAFHSMVALQKLYLSHNHISRFPLEVLKERSKEDSPFKLLDVSFNRIKVLPVKELQAMRAWLKNGVYFNNNTLTCSCELHDLVAHWHLRELSSVSDFADSHTCNMPGKRNEKILKLNCSEVKILKKEGYLEETMVLDCDTRQKYMAKRWVLPGNISANNTTVLNGNFLNIGPLKVEDSGVYTCYATNDSLSDTLHITVVVFNSTKRGGWEDLKTAYTTLGACVVSIVLILVYLYVTPHCCSFCSGGNTEQDGTGESLHSSTVSLPLAHEERGAEAAGFAFRHGDMQESKNGRLNPIGEDD